One window of Salmo salar chromosome ssa11, Ssal_v3.1, whole genome shotgun sequence genomic DNA carries:
- the LOC106563566 gene encoding adhesion G-protein coupled receptor G2, protein MTSKNATTPRHSTPLPITVTSNATTESAEVLCNFSQLCANQSVYYWMVLAVNVTGDLKNESDISGWFRTLFHSLLDSCEPYNPEQANGTNLTDTLQTISVSPTYPTPYNMTTWLYNFTTTTLSQNFPNFTTTTLSQNFPNFTTTTLSQNFTNFNMTTNMTTMLYNSISTPSHNHSMSTPPYNHSMSTPPYNHSMSTPPYNHSMTTLSPSWPHSTTSEEHEGGNMTAASLFQDIEVTCVNKTGIRRTNCTVLLKTRKPTFPCCFQRALWKGQENSSIQTHIVGNRVERVAKGLCAGQLPPSNGFAKCTGFLNGTLPLPNTCHTPGPVNISCGHAGTVYMPLGNQTQMDCGMPPEPPIDAEIVSNCSAYSYGTAAYYTLGIQIKDPAMNISKIFNMIDKLKTPPPCDNTSKTHPPCPLPIISTIYQDAHVKCDGANTNLQSCRVIVRLNHSVPICAVSTALMTVLDDKQSIGINGTVTRAAICGCPGSSGGLLNSTFTWESINLNSTLFCEAEKTPDIVSCKQGENVCVLLNEMCDPMPPSTSPSPMANTTLPATTILPPPSNVTIHLNTPYVPLNTTLAPLNTTSTAPNTTPSAPNTTIATTTRGNTTTNSSTPIIPPVNPTTASPNYTTTAVVTTTAAPNTTAASSEEQANQLLDLTSDVSKLNSSQVDQLVSQLEALLAGHNVSLALGKTSVKIVSNLLGASSDTLASSSTKIIGIVDMVGLKLVVQQEATILTKSVAIAVKTVDGTNFQQTSFSIPDPNNVQIRGDGRARRSLRTEASSLPQGSITFPSSLTANLSHEQQLQASRLQFNFYQKATVFQDRALGDSRLYSGILGASVANLSIKSLQEDVVITLRNTEAVPANVVVSCVFWDFGLNDGSGGWNRDGCSVRNSTDNETVCACNHLTSFGVLLDISRTGITNHLQATILTYITYIGCGISAIFLSVTLLTYLAFGKLRKDIPSKILIQLCVALLFLNLVFLVDAWLALYPDAVGLCISTAWFLHYFLLASFTWMGLEAVHMYLALVKVFNTYIKRYMLKFSLVGWGVPLLVVIVVIAVDKNNYGLVSYGKYSDNSPTDDFCWLKNNIAFYVSVVAYFCVIFLLNLSMFVMVMVQLCRIKSQNPHNMRHRNGLQDLRSVVGITLLLGLTWGFAFFAWGPVNLAFMYLFAIFNSFQGFFIFLFHCAVKENVRRQWRTYLCCGRLRLAENSDWSRTATQKTEKKSLSVTRATSFRSGNSGDSPERPSGATGSLFNDRTITALEELNSDVVLNEVNSQFRTQSQRAA, encoded by the exons A TGACCTCTAAAAATGCCACAACTCCAAGACACTCCACTCCTTTGCCAATAACAGTCACCTCTAATGCCACTACAG AGTCAGCAGAGGTGCTTTGTAACTTCTCACAGCTCTGTGCCAATCAGT CTGTGTACTACTGGATGGTCCTTGCGGTGAATGTGACTGGAGATCTGAAGAATGAATCAGACATCAGTGGCTGG TTCAGGACTCTATTTCATTCTCTCTTGGACTCCTGTGAGCCCTACAACCCTGAACAAGCAAATGGCACAAATTTGACTGACACACTGCAAACCATCTCTGTCAGTCCAACATATCCCACCCcctacaacatgacaacatggttaTACAACTTCACCACGACAACACTATCCCAGAACTTCCCCAACTTCACCACGACAACACTATCCCAGAACTTCCCCAACTTCACCACGACAACACTATCCCAGAACTTCACCAACTTCAACATGACAACTAACATGACAACTATGCTTTACAATAGTATTAGTACTCCCTCACACAACCATAGCATGTCCACCCCACCCTACAACCATAGCATGTCCACCCCACCCTACAACCATAGCATGTCCACCCCACCCTACAACCATAGCATGACAACTCTTTCTCCCAGCTGGCCCCATAGCACCACAAG TGAAGAGCATGAAGGTGGAAATATGACTGCTGCCAGCCTGTTTCAA GACATTGAGGTGACGTGTGTCAATAAAACAGGGATCAG GAGGACTAACTGCACTGTGCTGCTGAAGACGAGGAAGCCAACGTTTCCCTGTTGTTTCCAGCGAGCGCTGTGgaagggtcaggagaacagctcCATACAAACCCATATAGTGGGAAATAGAGTGGAAAGAGTGG CTAAGGGTCTGTGTGCAGGCCAATTGCCTCCAAGTAATGGTTTTGCAAAGTGCACCGGCTTCCTGAATGGCACTCTCCCTCTTCCAAACACGTGTCACACTCCAGGGCCTGTCAATATCTCATG TGGACATGCAGGGACTGTTTACATGCCTCTTGGGAATCAAACCCAAATGGACTGTGGTATGCCCCCTGAACCTCCCATCG ATGCGGAGATTGTCTCCAACTGCTCTGCTTACAGCTATGGTACAG cTGCATACTATACCTTGGGCATACAGATCAAAGATCCTGCTATGAATATTTCAAAGATCTTCAACATG ATTGATAAGCTAAAAACTCCTCCACCCTGCGACAACACCTCAAAGACACA TCCTCCCTGTCCCCTGCCCATCATATCAACTATCTACCAG GATGCTCATGTGAAATGCGATGGTGCAAATACCAA TCTCCAAAGCTGCAGGGTTATCGTGCGCCTCAACCATTCGGTGCCTATATGTGCTGTCAGTACTGCATTGATGACTGTGTTAGATGATAAGCAGAGTATTGGCATTAATGGAACGGTGACCCGAGCAG CCATTTGTGGCTGCCCAGGATCCAGTGGAGGTCTATTGAATTCGACCTTCACGTGGGAGAGTATCAACCTCAACTCCACTTTGTTCTGTGAGGCTGAAAAGACCCCTGACATCGTCAGCTG CAAACAAggggaaaatgtgtgtgtgctcCTGAATGAAATGTGCGACCCCATGCCTCCTTCTACTTCACCCAGCCCAATGGCCAACACCACTTTACCTGCAACAACAATACTGCCTCCTCCATCCAATGTCACTATACACCTAAACACCCCCTACGTCCCATTGAACACAACATTAGCGCCACTAAACACCACTTCTACAGCTCCAAATACTACACCATCAGCTCCAAATACAACCATCGCCACGACAACCCGGGGTAATACCACTACAAACTCATCAACACCCATCATTCCACCAGTGAATCCCACAACAGCTTCCCCAAACTACACCACGACAGCTGTTGTAACAACCACCGCAG CGCCCAACACCACAGCAGCCAGTAGTGAAGAGCAGGCCAATCAGCTGCTGGATCTGACTAGTGACGTGTCCAAGCTCAACTCCTCCCAGGTGGACCAGCTGGTGTCGCAGCTAGAGGCCCTGCTAGCCGGGCACAATGTCAGCCTGGCTCTGGGGAAAACCTCTGTCAAAATCGTTAGCAACCTGCTGGGTGCCTCCTCTGACACCCtggcctcctcctccaccaa GATCATTGGGATTGTTGATATGGTGGGCCTGAAGCTGGTCGTTCAGCAAGAGGCTACGATTTTAACCAAGTCGGTTGCTATCGCTGTCAAAACAGTGGACGGCACTAATTTCCAGCAAACATCTTTCTCCATCCCGGACCCCAACAATGTGCAG ATCCGTGGAGATGGCAGAGCCAGGAGAAGTTTGAGAACAGAGGCGTCCTCTCTTCCCCAGGGCTCCATCAcgttcccctcctccctcacagCGAACCTCTcccatgagcagcagctacaagCCTCCAGACTACAGTTCAACTTCTACcagaaggccactgtgttccag GACCGAGCCCTGGGAGACAGCAGGCTGTACAGTGGGATCCTGGGAGCCAGTGTGGCCAACCTGTCAATCAAATCTCTGCAGGAGGACGTGGTGATCACCCTGAGAAACACTGAGGCCGTCCCA GCAAATGTTGTGGTTTCATGTGTTTTCTGGGACTTTGGCTTGAATG ATGGCTCAGGAGGCTGGAACCGAGATGGCTGCTCTGTCAGGAACAGCACAGATAATGAGACTGTCTGTGCCTGCAACCATCTCACCAGCTTCGGTGTGCTACTG GACATCTCCAGAACGGGCATAACCAATCATCTCCAGGCCACAATCCTCACCTACATCACCTACATCGGCTGTGGTATCTCCGCCATcttcctctctgtcactctgCTCACCTACCTGGCCTTTGG GAAACTGCGTAAGGACATCCCATCTAAGATCCTGATCCAGCTGTGTGTGGCTCTGTTGTTTTTAAACCTGGTGTTTCTGGTGGATGCCTGGCTGGCCCTCTACCCTGACGCTGTGGGCCTGTGCATCTCCACCGCCTGGTTCCTGCACTACTTCCTGCTGGCTTCCTTCACCTGGATGGGCCTGGAGGCCGTCCACATGTACTTGGCCCTTGTCAAGGTCTTCAACACATACATAAAACGCTATATGCTCAAGTTCTCTCTCGTCGGCTGGG GCGTCCCACTCCTTGTGGTCATCGTCGTTATTGCTGTTGATAAGAACAATTACGGCCTTGTTAGCTACGGAAAGTACTCAGATAACTCCCCTACAGATGACTT CTGCTGGCTGAAGAACAACATCGCCTTCTACGTATCTGTGGTGGCCTACTTCTGTGTCATCTTCCTGTTGAACCTCAGCATGTTTGTGATGGTGATGGTTCAGCTGTGTCGGATAAAGAGTcagaacccccacaacatgaggcACCGTAACGGGCTGCAGGACCTGCGCAGTGTGGTTGGGATCACCCTACTCCTGGGCCTCACCTGGGGCTTTGCCTTCTTCGCCTGGGGGCCCGTCAACCTGGCCTTCATGTACCTCTTCGCCATCTTCAACTCCTTTCAAG GGTTCTTTATCTTTTTGTTCCACTGCGCTGTGAAGGAGAACGTGAGGAGGCAGTGGAGGACTTACCTCTGCTGTGGTAGACTGAGACTGGCAGAGAACTCAG aCTGGAGCCGCACGGCTACACAGAAGACAGAGAAGAAGTCATTGTCAGTGACCAGAGCCACGTCCTTCCGCTCCGGCAACTCCGGTGACTCCCCAGAACGGCCCAGTGGAGCAACAG GAAGTCTGTTTAACGACAGAACCATAACAGCCCTTGAGGAGCTCAACTCAGACGTGGTCCTCAATGAGGTGAACAGCCAATTCAGGACTCAGAGCCAGAGAGCGGCCTGA